TTATTATGAACCATGCTGATAATCCATCAACCCGAATGGGAATATTTCCTAAAAACGAGCCTGCATTTATAAGATAATCGATCGAAACTCCACTCAAGGCGGAGACAGCTAACCAGCTTGTAATTAGCGCATTTAAAACAACTGCAGTTAATGTAAAAAATGCCTTAGCTCTTATTGGTACTATTAAAACAGTAAGAATAAAAACGAATGTAATTACCCACGAAAAATTTAATAACAATTCTATCTCTGCCATTTCCAAAAAAGAATACATTTCTCTTATTACATGCAAAGTAACGTAATAAAAAAATACGTTGTCCTAAAAATTATGAACTTTTACAACCAGCAAAAAACCCGAAAACTTTCGTTTTCGGGTTTTTTACAAAGAGCGCAGAAATAATTATTTAACTATTTGTTTTCTAACTACACCATCAGAGTTTTGAACATTTAAAATATAAATTCCTGAAGGTAATTGCGAAGTATTAACCTCGGTACTGTTAATTCCAGATTTTGAATTTATTTTTTTACTTAACACAAGTCTGCCCGAAGCATCCATTATTGTAATAATTACATCTTCAGATTTTTGACTTGTAAAATCGACATTCAATTTATTGCCAAGAGGAACAGGATAAGCAAACAACCCCTGTTCAAATCCATAAACAGGAACTTCTGTAGTACTACCAATATGAATTATTGTCTGATATGTTACAATTGCTTTTGTACCACAATTTAATGAAAGAACAACTATATTATTTCCATTATAAGTATAAGTATATGTTGCAACAATTGTAGATGTCTGTCCTCCACCGGTAAATGTCCAAACAACAGTTACTGTATTTCCAATTGAATCTACAATTACTGAAGAAGCATAGTAAGTAGTAGGAACAAAGTTTAGACATGTATCAATAATACTTGCAGTTAAAGTATCTACTATAACACCACCAAGTGTATCATAAGGTTCATAAAGTTGAGTTGTAAATGAATTTGCACAACCATTAGCATCAACTACATTCAAAGTATAATTACCACTTGTTAAATAATAAATATTGACTGTAGTTTGTCCAGTGCTCCAGTTATAAAAATAAGGAGGTGTACCGCCATAAACATTTGATTCGATATATCCATCAGCTCCACCAATTGTTGAAGGACTATAAGAGTTTAAGTTAACATATAGCTGACATGGAGTTCCAACTATAACTTCACCACAGGAAGTACTTACACAACCACTTGATGTTGCAATGTATAAGCATACCCAATAATTTCCAGGTGCAGCATATGTATGAACTGGATTTTGAAGGGTTGAATTTGCAGTACTATCTCCAAAATCCCATGTATAACTGGTTATTGTTTCACCATTATCAGGTGTAGAATTATCTACAAAAGAAATAGTATAA
This genomic interval from Bacteroidia bacterium contains the following:
- a CDS encoding PKD domain-containing protein translates to MKKLFTIFLFAIASLAASAQCGVGFQSMASPAGSVDFYASVSVNDSISYPITYTWSFGDGTTATSTNSNISHQYGAMGGGVYVACVTIQTATGCTSNFCDSVNTTAQSGCYASYFAMADSVNTLNYTISFVDNSTPDNGETITSYTWDFGDSTANSTLQNPVHTYAAPGNYWVCLYIATSSGCVSTSCGEVIVGTPCQLYVNLNSYSPSTIGGADGYIESNVYGGTPPYFYNWSTGQTTVNIYYLTSGNYTLNVVDANGCANSFTTQLYEPYDTLGGVIVDTLTASIIDTCLNFVPTTYYASSVIVDSIGNTVTVVWTFTGGGQTSTIVATYTYTYNGNNIVVLSLNCGTKAIVTYQTIIHIGSTTEVPVYGFEQGLFAYPVPLGNKLNVDFTSQKSEDVIITIMDASGRLVLSKKINSKSGINSTEVNTSQLPSGIYILNVQNSDGVVRKQIVK